The following DNA comes from Cucumis sativus cultivar 9930 chromosome 7, Cucumber_9930_V3, whole genome shotgun sequence.
CCAACCGTTGAACAAAATATTCTCTGTTTTTATACTCTCTGTTTTTAATGCAGGAGGTTTCATTGGCATTGCCCGATCAGATTGATGTAGCAATTAAGTACATAAAAGACCTGGAGAAGAGAGTGAATTCAgctaaagaaaagaaaaatcgattgcaagggaaaaataaaagcGCCATAAACAtggattcttcttcttcttcttcttcttcttcgtcttctccTCAGcttaaaataaaccaaatgggtaaaagtttagagataatATTAAGCAGTGGAAATGATAACCAGTATCTGTTATGTGAAACCCTTCGGATTCTTGAAGAAGAAGGCACTGAAGTTGTGAGTGCAAGCTTCTCTGTTTCTGGGAACTCTGTTTTCCACACCATCCATGCACAAGTAATAATCTTACAAGAGTTTGATATAGTAAAtgacattatattttatttatgatggTAACGATGGAGTTTTGATGGTGCAGCTTGGTGATTCGATGGTCGAATTTGGGATGACGAAAGCGACGGAGAGATTGACGAGATTGGTTTACAGGTCGAACAGCGATGTTGAATTGCAGAAGGAGGAGAAGCAATGGTGGAAGGAATTTCCATCTGAGAATTGGGAGTTTTAAGTATGGAAaatattatgtttaattaagaaagGAAACACACATGAGATtctaaaacagaaaaagaaaaagtactGAAAACAGAAAGTATTTGTGAGTCACAGTTTGTTGGTTCCAAATGTATTGGGACTTTACAACAAAACAACTTCGGTCTATGCAtctgttgaataagaaattttgagaccaatcacaagttgccacatcatttattaagttaatgatgaaaagtacaaataattaaatttgggactaattaaaattgacaaatgccccaaattaaagagttaaaataaataaattggtcattctaataatgccacatgttttcatattaatcgttggattaagttaatcattttagttcaattaagcaaaaaaaaataagcttaattgagcccaaagactaaatataacctaagtccatatggttgagcccatgggtctggtccatggaccaaccaagttcaaacccataaagcccaccagtgaactctataaatagaggaattctctTCATTTGcaggggttggaaaattttgactctagaagatctaaagagaattcttccaagagctagaagactccctaacttctGAAGTTGACCACCCTCGAAGATTAAAGctgttttgaagatacaaactttcttccaagactccaacttcaagaacatcacgtgctccgcttcctcaaatcaagcgtaagcattcaaccaacttgaagaacatcacgtgctccgcttctccaaatcaagcgtagacgttcaacaaacttcaagaacatcacgtgctccgcttcctccaaatcaagcgtagacatacagttgagagagaatcagaggatcaaattctagagattgaaccgcatcgcatcaaatcaacaaaaatacaacatcaacccaagtttaagtccacgaattaaatttctccggaaatctcgtgcgaacaaatTGGCACGCCCAGTGGGATCATctctacctctcatctctctctcatcatctAGATCTACAAGCAAATCAATGGCATCAAAGAAAGCTGCATCCAAATCTTCAGCTGCAAGCGACACCTACACGGGACCTATCACCCGTAGTCGTTCCAAGGGGATCATCCAAGGGCAAGACCAAGGTTCCGCCATCGCGCAGAGCATCCTGAAGCAATTGATGGAATCTCCTAAAGCTGGAATTGTCATCAAGGAAAATCCtctatataatgattatgattCTGCCTCTAGCAGGTCACTGAAAGAAGCACACCCAGATGTGATGTCCGTCATGATGGCTGATGTAGCAGTCGAGACTGCCATGGcggagatggagagaaaaattaatctcctgatgaaggttgttgatgaacGAGACCACGAAATTGCAGCTTTAAAGGAGCAGATGCAGACTCGTGAAACTGCTGAATCGAGTCAAACTCCTGTCGTTAAAGTTGATGACAAAGGGAAGAACGTGGTACAAGAAAATCAGccacaacaacaatcaacttCTGTGGCTTCTCTCTCGGTTCAACAATTACAAGATATGATCACAAGCTCCATCAGAGCACAATATGGAGGCCCATCTCAGACTTCTTTCATGTACTCTAAACCATACACCAAAAGAATCGACAACTTGAGAATGCCGCTTGGATATCAGCCTCCAAAATTCCAGCAGTTTGACGGAAAGGGCAATCCAAAACAGCACGTTGCTCACTTCGTCGAAACATGTGAGAATGCAGGATCAAGAGGAGATCAACTAGTCAGACAATTTGTTCGAAGCTTGAAAggaaatgcttttgaatggTATACTGATCTGGAGCCAGAAAGCATTGAGAGTTGGGAACAACTAGAAAAGGAGTTTTTCAATCGCTTCTACAGCACCAGGCGTACTGTAAGCATGATGGAGCTTACAAAtacgaaacaaagaaagggagaaccaGTCATCGACTACATCAATAGATGGAGAGCTCTAAGTCTTGACTGTAAAGATCGGCTCACCGAACTACAATGTGCACCCAAGGCATGCACTGGGGACTCCTCTACATTTTGCAGGGAATAAAGCCCCGCACATATGAAGAACTGGCAACTCGAGCTCATGATATGGAGTTGAGCATCGCCAGTAGAGGAACTAAAGATTTTCTTGTTCCtgaagtaaagaaagataagaaagagatgaaaggtgcTGAAAAGATAGTGAAAAGCACCTCGAAAGAATCTATGGTCGTAAACACAACCCCGCTGAAATTCTCCAAAGGAAAGGAAGCGAGGgttgaaaagaaggatgatGGAAGCGAAAGGCGACGTCtgactttaaaagaaaggcaGGAAAAAGTTTACCCATTTCCTGATTCAGATATCGCTGACATGCTAGAGCAACTACTAGAGAAGCAGCTGATCCAGCTGCCAGAATGTAAACGACCTGAGCAAGCAGGAAAGGTAGATGATCCCAATTACTGCAAGTATCATCGGGTCATCAGTCATCCAGTAGAGAAATGCTTCGTGCTGAAGGAGCTAATTCTAAGGTTGGCTCGTGAGAAAAGGATTGAGCTAGATTTGGAGGAAGTAGCTCAAACAAACCACGCTGAAGTGACGATAATGTCTGAGGCTTCTTCGTCGAGATTGATTTTTGAGCAAAGGAAAAGCTTGGTCCAGTTCGGGACCTTTGAGCCTATAGTTGTCCAATTCTTTCAGGAAATCTCATACGAGGATCCTCAAGGAGAGAAAAGACCAATcgaagaagacgatgaaggGTGGATAGTGGTGACCCACCGAAAGAAAAGACAGTCGATCCCGACCCAAAGAGAGTCTCGCTCTTACCAAAActatagaagaggaaataagactcaaaagaataagaaaaagaagaagacttaTAAGCTTAAGCTCGTACATAATGAAGACATGAATTTCTCTCGACCTCAACGCTTAGTGACCTTGGCAgacttccttccaaaaagCTTCCTTTGTGATCATCAGGATGAAGACCCAGAAGTCGTTGCGTGTCATGCTATCAACACAacggaggaagaaataatcccTCCAAGATCACTAGAAGGAGAGGGAGTATCAAAAGACCTTTCAAGGTTTAATGTAGAGGATCTATTATCACTTCCTCAAGAGACCAAAACCATCCTTATTGATGCATTGCTAAATTCAAGagcatcaagttcgagtactccgactatgacatatgagagtgGTTCTTATTGTATGTCTATAGACTTCTCAGATGAGGATTTGTTGTTGGGATCTAAACTTCATAATAGACCTTTGTATGTTTCTGGATACGTTCGAGAACAGAGAGTCGATCGAATTCTCATTGATAATGGCTCAGCTGTCAACATAATGCCAAAGTCGACTATGTGGCAATTAGGCATCTTGATGGACGAGCTCTCAAGTAGCAAGCTAGTAATTCAAGGTTTTAACCAAGGTAGCCAAAGAGCAATAGGTATGATACGGTTAGAACTCATAATTGGCGACCTAAAGGCCAGCGCATTGTTTCATGTCATAGACTCAAGGACTACTTACAAGTTGTTACTAGGGCGTCCTTGGATTCATGGAAACGGAGTAGTAACTTCAACACTGCATCagtgcttcaaattttatcaggaCGGTGTAAAGAAGGTTGAAGCCGACTCTAATCCATTCTCAGAAGCTGAGTCTCACTTCGCAGATgcaaagttttattcaaagaataataatattttagaagttttgcctgcagaaacccctcttacaaaaggagaagataatTCACAACTGAAATCACTCGCAACCAcagaaccacatgaaagtGCGAGAACCTTTAACTCTGGAAAGGGTGAAACATACACTCGCAACACAAAGGGTATGATcttgaagaatgaaaatgcTGCAAACACACCAGTTTTGCGTTATGTCCCTCTGTCAAGGCGCAAGAAAGGTGAATCACCATTCATGGAGTCtccaaaaggtttgaaagttgGGGACAtcgaaatcataaaagaaagcttcactACACCAACTAACTAAGATAGCGAAGCAGGAGGTAAAGGTAGATCTGGTGGAAGCAAACTTGCCCCAAAGGCGAACGAAAGACGGATTCGACCCCAAGGCTTACAAATTGATGGCGAAAGCAGGTTATGACTTCACAGCTCACACCGAGTTTAAAAGCTTGGAAATTCATGACCGACTTGAGCTCTCCTCAACTCAAAAGAAGCTTCTACGGGAAGGACATTCTATACCCGTGTCGAGAAAAGGACTCGGATACAAGTCGCCAGAACCGATCCGTATAACTAAAaaggggaaggaaaaagtggtTGACATCAATCATATAACTATAGAGGAGGATGACAATACTGACGTAAAAGAAGGTGATAATCAGAGAATCTCAGTATTTGATCGAATTAGACCATCTGTTGCACGTCCCGTAGTATTTGAAAGGCTAGGCATGACAGAGGCAGAAAGAGAAAGGCTCCAGTCAGTACCAAACCTTGAGAGACATTCGGTCTTTCGAAGGCTAACTACGACTCCGATAAAGGAAGAGAGCACATGCCATGCCTTGACAGCTACAAGACCATCAGCCTTTGAAAGGCTAGGTgtgtctaaa
Coding sequences within:
- the LOC116405107 gene encoding uncharacterized protein LOC116405107; this encodes MASKKAASKSSAASDTYTGPITRSRSKGIIQGQDQGSAIAQSILKQLMESPKAGIVIKENPLYNDYDSASSRSLKEAHPDVMSVMMADVAVETAMAEMERKINLLMKVVDERDHEIAALKEQMQTRETAESSQTPVVKVDDKGKNVVQENQPQQQSTSVASLSVQQLQDMITSSIRAQYGGPSQTSFMYSKPYTKRIDNLRMPLGYQPPKFQQFDGKGNPKQHVAHFVETCENAGSRGDQLVRQFVRSLKGNAFEWYTDLEPESIESWEQLEKEFFNRFYSTRRTVSMMELTNTKQRKGEPVIDYINRWRALSLDCKDRLTELSAVEMCTQGMHWGLLYILQGIKPRTFEELATRAHDMELSIASRGTKDFLVPEVKKDKKEMKGAEKIVKSTRKNLWS
- the LOC105436232 gene encoding transcription factor bHLH162; this encodes MDPNFQFSASSSTAAKIERRIIEKNRRNQMKNLCDQLKSLVPQQDSKEVSLALPDQIDVAIKYIKDLEKRVNSAKEKKNRLQGKNKSAINMDSSSSSSSSSSSPQLKINQMGKSLEIILSSGNDNQYLLCETLRILEEEGTEVVSASFSVSGNSVFHTIHAQLGDSMVEFGMTKATERLTRLVYRSNSDVELQKEEKQWWKEFPSENWEF